A genome region from Plasmodium vivax chromosome 11, whole genome shotgun sequence includes the following:
- a CDS encoding ER lumen protein retaining receptor, putative (encoded by transcript PVX_114670A): MNIFRLIGDILHLVSMYILIMKLKKSKNCIGISCRMQELYLIVFLCRYIDLFFVFVSFYNTVMKITFILTIAYTIYLIRFKLPISQTYNRKVDNFKSEKYLIPPCLVLSLLTCKTYNLYNILWSFSIWLESVAILPQLVLLEKQREVENITSHYVITMGMYRAFYILNWIYRYFFDEKPYVNVVGWLGGLIQTLLYIDFFYYFAMAKWYGKKLVLPFNGEV, translated from the exons atgaatatattcaGACTGATAGGAGACATCTTACACCTCGTGAGTATGTATATACTCATTATGAAATTGAAGAAGTCCAAAAATTGTATTGGGATATCATGCCGCATGCAGGAGTTGTATTTGATAGTTTTCTTGTGCAG ATACATCGACCTCTTCTTCGTGTTCGTCAGCTTCTACAACACTGTGATGAAAATAACCTTCATACTGACCATAGCGTACACGATATATCTAATCAGATTCAAGCTGCCCATCTCGCAAACGTACAACAGGAAAGTGGACAATTTTAAGAGCGAGAAGTATTTGATCCCCCCCTGTTTAG TGCTAAGTCTCCTAACGTGCAAGACGTACAACCTGTACAACATCCTGTGGTCCTTTTCCATATGGCTTGAAAGTGTGGCAATTCTCCCCCAACTAGTGCTGCTAGAGAAGCAGAGAGAAGTGGAAAACATCACCTCCCATTATGTTATCACCATGGGGATGTACAGAGCCTTTTACATACTCAATTGGATCTATAGATATTTCTTTGATGAGAAACCATACGTTAACGTCGTTGGCTGGTTAGGGGGGCTTATCCAGACTCTTCTATACATTGACTTTTTCTACTACTTTGCGATGGCCAAATGGTATGGGAAGAAGCTGGTGCTGCCCTTCAATGGGGAAGTTTAA
- a CDS encoding hypothetical protein, conserved (encoded by transcript PVX_114665A), producing the protein MHKHEDIGGKGPPASEERLARNHLILVVDVNFMIWCEGLKIKFDKNNVKTLRLPEFLKSTFHFVRFYCLMSNAERICIIATSLRSCKILYENYVSYAKNNLTERDYCEEAYNKLIEFLSENKTEKMMESSLSSALAVALCYNHRIVNMYENMKGRIFLLDISNETYVYTNQYTQLMNIAYNAKRNNIIIDVFSLNCKIQLLEQICNITNGLYIDSSIFFNVNCTDNIEDVLTQTMIFWFLPSNNTRKYFSNTYLNDDTNIAVCSCHNKQVDIAYICSCCLAIYCSEKDEKTNKERTSCFVCKTRFTKALLRNKVVSDLDFSSI; encoded by the coding sequence ATGCACAAGCATGAAGACATCGGGGGGAAGGGCCCCCCGGCGAGCGAGGAGCGTCTGGCGAGGAACCACCTGATCCTGGTGGTGGACGTAAACTTCATGATCTGGTGCGAAGGACTGAAAATTAAATTCGACAAGAACAACGTAAAAACGTTGAGGCTGCCGGAGTTCCTAAAGTCTACATTTCATTTCGTACGTTTCTACTGCCTAATGAGCAACGCAGAGAGAATATGCATCATAGCAACATCGTTACGGAGCTGTAAAATTCTGTATGAAAACTACGTGTCGTATGCAAAGAACAATTTGACCGAAAGGGACTACTGTGAGGAGGCATACAACAAGCTAATCGAATTTttaagtgaaaataaaacagaaaaaatgatggAGAGTAGCCTATCATCAGCACTGGCAGTGGCCCTATGCTACAATCACAGAATTGTTAATATGTATGAGAATATGAAAGGCAGGATCTTCTTGCTGGACATTTCAAATGAGACCTATGTATACACCAATCAGTATACACAATTAATGAACATAGCATATAATGCCAAAAGGAATAACATCATAATTGATGTTTTTTCGCTTAACTGTAAAATACAGCTGTTGGAACAAATTTGCAACATTACGAATGGCCTCTACATTGAtagcagcattttttttaatgtaaattGTACAGATAATATTGAGGATGTGCTCACGCAGACGATGATTTTTTGGTTCCTTCCTTCTAACAATACtaggaaatatttttccaataCGTATCTAAATGATGATACCAACATTGCTGTCTGCTCTTGCCATAACAAGCAGGTGGACATTGCCTACATCTGCTCCTGCTGTTTGGCCATTTACTGTTCTGAGAAGGATGAGAAAACGAATAAGGAAAGAACTTCTTGCTTCGTTTGCAAGACGCGCTTTACGAAGGCGCTCCTGCGCAACAAAGTGGTCTCCGACTTGGACTTCTCCTCCATTTGA
- a CDS encoding hypothetical protein, conserved (encoded by transcript PVX_114660A), with amino-acid sequence MASKNRTYREDHADEYYHGGEKAKGKFYTRGGGGGSSGWDGHDKERDEAWEYHDRSRNAHQDNFAAREYDGRYRERGYGERHESRHGDRGDRTDRPYDKYDEDRQEYDPKRGKRKYEERRNGRVSPERGYGGRGDSEHYEKYGSNRAAGGADDGERENRKGWASHHGYGKEGYRGGYRDSYRDGYRDGYRDDHRDDHRDSYRDSYRDGHRRNEHKSFSRYRESERRGSYNNSSVEDSQSEYASGSDDGNDKYCPYGQKKYKVGENSDEQGEFTRGSYSRGGYPYGSHTHSGYTREGFTTRKINNVNDVLEMKSNIELSRFIFIYKLGENITEEEIDEMMRNTAISNAFSLPVNIYINRLSFFSVKDELFVREGLEFIKNNSYFNNIQLSILNTQMNNQINDDRCCIVEFPSNEASAKLFSLYEKNKCCIEMGKNTSYIFPLFKLKKKVNKIVEDKQAQKKFYDWYCSYCNFLNFSRRTACFFCKETKSSDAKMVESETKIPPNVFMKNGAVMGTAAVAVAPQEGGLYGAKGVFSGMPNVEQAAFVLPGSSAFLGANGLPNSEADLSQQEVNPAVAAVAAVAGGAAVAGLAATAATSATAVGGAYPVNVPPLLRGEENATDNFETSIKEILEDVEKTNMLILKDIDGSIPNKDLLKFLNEVFENRHVNYLYLFNDVRSSNKRKGFCFVEFEMPSYAEQMMSELEGNFYINYKNDFFKLDYVYEKGKEYFFHSINLAKLNINKSAATVLMKNYIPHFNFFVSYMETVVNMMSIKNYTFFLLWSSQVIILKKEKPALSEFFFDYNTHYYYHPVFQIYFDNNTNFYMSLSKGYYIWNDKIKCLVRMYMGNEQQVGADQGAGDEKALGINTSATLGTSDQEEQHREGSKEDTPRGHPLQAVDSGELTAQENDPTAGAGGLASRMGSGVPNSAADNRGGNEPMGTANPTTTAYPSGGGKVADPNLPPNEETPKNTALDKISSLVERAKMIALASKKNIEQMNMNEASSTNVEKKSKEIIKKHFATDSADEDNDDLSDKEELQKKGHHSSNAYSKGSQLNKGPSRITSTAMEGSGSYHKGSYKTKNSLIESLAKVQNRGQWAGATKEHNNNASSLSEPNRVPNLEAVKGEGTNEHSSNSGNDLNICFICLRKFANAHLLQKHVDMSSLHKRNFQLAMDVVSAG; translated from the coding sequence atggcgtCGAAGAATAGAACCTACCGAGAGGACCATGCGGATGAATACTACCACGGGGGCGAGAAGGCCAAAGGGAAGTTTTACACCCGAGGAGGTGGAGGTGGAAGCAGCGGATGGGATGGGCACGACAAGGAAAGGGACGAAGCGTGGGAGTATCACGACAGGAGCAGAAATGCCCACCAGGATAATTTCGCCGCAAGGGAGTACGACGGCAGGTATAGGGAGAGGGGCTACGGTGAGAGGCACGAGTCGAGGCATGGCGATAGGGGGGACAGAACGGATCGACCGTACGACAAATACGATGAAGACCGGCAGGAGTACGACcccaagagggggaagaggaagtaCGAAGAGAGGAGGAACGGCCGAGTGAGCCCAGAAAGGGGATATGGGGGGAGAGGCGACTCGGAGCATTATGAGAAGTACGGCAGTAACAGagctgcggggggagcggaTGACGGGGAGAGGGAAAACAGGAAGGGCTGGGCTAGCCATCACGGTTACGGTAAAGAGGGGTACAGAGGTGGCTACAGAGATAGCTACCGAGATGGCTACCGAGATGGCTACCGAGATGACCACAGAGATGACCACAGAGACAGCTACAGGGATAGCTACCGAGATGGCCACCGGAGAAACGAGCACAAGTCATTTTCCAGATACAGGGAGAGCGAAAGGAGGGGGTCGTACAATAACAGCAGCGTGGAGGATAGCCAGAGTGAGTATGCGTCCGGGTCGGATGACGGGAACGATAAATACTGTCCGTACGGCCAGAAGAAATACAAAGTGGGGGAAAACTCAGATGAGCAAGGGGAGTTCACAAGGGGGAGTTACTCCCGCGGGGGGTACCCCTATGGAAGTCACACACACAGTGGATACACCCGTGAGGGATTCACAacgagaaaaataaacaacGTAAATGATGTGCTGGAAATGAAGAGCAACATAGAATTGTccagatttatttttatttacaaattgGGAGAAAACATaacagaagaagaaattgaTGAAATGATGAGGAACACAGCCATCAGTAATGCATTCTCTCTACCAGtcaacatatatataaataggCTGTCTTTCTTTTCTGTGAAGGATGAACTGTTCGTAAGGGAGGGTCtcgaatttataaaaaataattcctattttaataatatccAGTTGAGCATATTAAACACACAAATGAATAATCAGATTAACGACGACCGATGCTGCATCGTTGAGTTCCCATCCAATGAGGCATCCGCAAAGTTGTTTTCCTTATATGAGAAGAATAAGTGCTGTATCGAAATGGGTAAGAACACCTCGTATATATTTCCCCTATTCAagctgaagaaaaaagtgaataaaaTTGTGGAAGATAAACAGGCGCAAAAGAAATTCTATGATTGGTACTGCTCCTATTGTAACTTTCTCAACTTCTCTCGTAGAActgcttgttttttttgcaaagaaaCGAAAAGTAGCGATGCGAAAATGGTGGAGAGCGAGACGAAGATTCCTCCTAACGTGTTTATGAAGAATGGCGCCGTGATGGGCAccgctgctgttgctgttgctcCCCAGGAGGGGGGACTCTACGGGGCGAAGGGTGTATTTAGCGGCATGCCCAACGTGGAGCAAGCGGCGTTTGTCCTCCCCGGCAGCAGCGCCTTCCTTGGGGCGAACGGCTTGCCGAATTCGGAGGCCGACCTGAGTCAGCAGGAAGTCAACCCCGCAGTTGCAGCGGTAGCGGCAGtcgcagggggggcagcagTGGCAGGATTGGCAGCAACCGCCGCTACCTCTGCAACCGCCGTCGGGGGAGCGTACCCGGTGAACGTGCCACCCCTGCTgcgaggggaagaaaacgcGACGGACAATTTCGAAACGTCCATCAAGGAAATCCTAGAGGATGTCGAAAAAACCAACATGCTGATACTGAAAGATATAGATGGGAGCATCCCAAACAAAGACCTTTTAAAGTTCCTAAACGAAGTGTTCGAAAATAGACACGTGAATTATCTCTACCTGTTTAATGATGTAAGGAGCTCAAATAAAAGGAAGGGCTTCTGCTTCGTGGAATTTGAGATGCCCAGTTACGCAGAGCAAATGATGAGCGAGTTGGAAGGAAATTTCTACatcaattataaaaatgattttttcaaattagaTTATGTGtacgaaaagggaaaggaatattttttccattccatCAACTTGGCAAAActgaatataaataaatcagCTGCAACTGTgcttatgaaaaattatattcctCATTTTAACTTCTTCGTTAGCTACATGGAGACCGTAGTAAATATGATGAGCATAAAGAACTACacgttcttcctcctttggtCTTCCCAAGTGATTATACTTAAGAAGGAGAAACCCGCACtgagtgaatttttttttgattacaACACCCATTATTATTACCACCCGGTTTTTCAGATTTATTTTGACAATAATacgaatttttatatgtccCTTTCTAAGGGGTACTACATTTGGAATGACAAAATTAAGTGCCTCGTGAGGATGTACATGGGGAATGAGCAGCAGGTAGGCGCCGACCAGGGCGCGGGTGATGAGAAGGCACTGGGGATCAACACATCCGCCACGTTGGGCACTTCAGaccaggaggagcagcatcGGGAGGGAAGCAAGGAGGACACTCCCAGGGGACATCCCCTCCAGGCAGTGGATAGCGGCGAGCTGACCGCGCAGGAGAATGATCCCACCGCTGGGGCAGGCGGCTTGGCAAGTAGGATGGGTAGTGGCGTGCCTAATAGCGCGGCCGACAATCGCGGTGGTAACGAACCCATGGGCACTGCAAACCCCACCACCACCGCTTACCCCAGCGGTGGGGGGAAGGTGGCCGATCCAAATTTGCCCCCTAATGAAGAGACCCCCAAAAATACAGCCCTAGACAAAATATCCAGCCTAGTGGAAAGAGCCAAGATGATAGCCCTGGCCTCCAAAAAGAACATCGAGCAAATGAACATGAACGAAGCGAGCTCAAccaatgtagaaaaaaaaagcaaagaaataATTAAGAAGCATTTCGCTACCGACTCGGCTGATGAGGATAACGACGACCTTTCGGACAAGGaagagttgcaaaaaaaaggacaccaCAGCAGCAATGCGTATAGCAAGGGTAGCCAACTGAATAAGGGGCCCAGTAGAATCACCAGCACAGCGATGGAAGGAAGCGGTAGTTACCATAAAGGTTCATACAAGACGAAGAACTCCCTAATTGAGAGCCTCGCCAAAGTACAGAATAGGGGGCAGTGGGCTGGCGCCACGAAGGAGCACAATAACAATGCGAGCAGTTTGAGTGAACCCAATAGAGTACCCAATTTGGAGGCAGTCAAAGGAGAAGGGACAAACGAGCACTCCTCCAACAGTGGCAACGATTTGAACATCTGTTTTATTTGCCTGCGGAAGTTTGCAAATGCACATCTTTTGCAGAAGCATGTCGATATGTCCTCCCTGCATAAGAGGAACTTCCAGCTGGCGATGGACGTTGTGAGTGCTGGTTAG
- a CDS encoding hypothetical protein, conserved (encoded by transcript PVX_114655A; Apicoplast targeted protein. Curated by Stuart Ralph, Walter and Eliza Hall Institute of Medical Research, Australia.), producing MDLFTILFVLLILFFIFDYNFCAKGLVFSIGNKSLRILKGCSSLERVYRSPLYLMHPVLQQLFVHIFYVYLEKKKTYVNHLIWKKTKEKKKKPNKSNPGKTEWKGALNLWHSIGITVGQIIKWVRNKLWQFFFLIIEYTRVYENICLKSKINTREVLNNNNFGVVIVDYYLPNCTVKKKKKNCESLKKDNYEIDLYDLVNIKQEKKIKLILIDQKWKAALNIGPTQDAHVQFLYLQDTVLIQYFQFACIFKEEFLKKSSEPHVDGRDPPEGGAAKGHLGQNVANGDNERCATQGGEAIVREEAIMEEETTVRGDHLRGEQFDTCDERSGHQSSLSGKSSTVEEPAEGRTGRKQNGLKADSQKCQPEQKNKLHRNGSSENAVEDKIRTHMNKWKYKNVKGIIVIVPEIFYNYVNIEEVKNGVPLYYVLAKDVKIDSFTVIAKLLGYICVHVHININFGLSIPFIFSNKNANILNMANVEGRNGAAIGGTPNGNVDQQYLHGSAHGNSAMQPQQVVSSYKKGQEDPPLSENLLHDEKKRGREEDKDANRVAEKINSDRTRTACDDPTVEATLKTCANVKTGEDGEVHAGGGTNAHFNAPLFSCPFSFYSDNYNDLNIAMAHFKSIFKNHNFVFLGFNDGTNILLNYFLEKIYKKKKNKTAGDSSKTPHFNLHNASPYKYPLLNYKAKGNADQKVDPLNNQSKEKKKNNSKIGQANKSEEEGEMTNQQSYKNNIMNIFFKEKKKVESEQTNGKNAFKEIKKWHIENLISDVKLRKDENSILQHDHVKDHPGGQPPASSQHILEENSNESHGVSYGAANLPVIRIHGVDDQMDNHPVRGSPDEVANKRPMVGHSTEGKAEEQYEAEQDYSDYADGHHEGGDEESDDRHTHEGKGDINDSAIFEKKKKKKHMEKIKNMKEKWKKKKIESFMNISKLNFFNKGKDIWGKNNFVKESEFNAVTAMEEDNNLYADMFKYNFKSDRNRSDEHSDKEGNPHCNNEDSDQRGNPRLAHFAAGEGEDLDGDGPTISLGTARGEKKLRKEAADSGGGQCDESGGEDKGKHNDDRNGDRSDNRNDDQDEDRVHPPNDGEEPKPIEGPPPDFDTSSMKKKKKMIKINVLDKFRNKEAKMMKEGRQVEDASGISQKFRYSFFRIKNKITSNFKNVECKKTQQEKNVMDRDQMIINSFIKNKNALLPEEESDYSDTSTCDEYGKKHTKEICLLINFSYNNMFDIFNYPDDFHETQKKKFSLIHTLFYSVHIFLKSFSTLIKQRYFFSCTSELTKFFKASLFHRVSFEAPNRRGSQGGGSSLGGTLLFGLPTSREGAEKRVKGVNNGEDGRAALSAHPVSDLPPNSGEIPFDGNPSGGDFPNYPSKPTNGDDNRSSPSFVKIDPNDNYQNGSRCSVSGKKGSFLSIGKPTQSSEGRNSDCRNGEGLHNVRRSSGHEPIPNDMNDGHLDIYHTHLTNDEDSHLFSTTNKSRESATNQSFFRGSPLVWQNHHDGSHLGDQSGNAHVPILSGNGEVARSSKQRECCFQGNFFEADISLLCGEREGGSKFPNDCDFANGVSPNCGPPSGDFPSGDFPNYDCFAHLEGLTNEGDSPNGAPPSKEQRCSAQKEVNKIYGGSTPRDESFESAMRAYFNAKAIYDKWKIYFEENNFQGNAQEKFLFNLTFIYNVYNYLVWIYICTYFNEEAYFSFCGSHKFYQFTKEINFLNEKKEFKRNSSFVSTSDMSIIIPHFFYPKDYKLLKVFFYMLQDSANQFISKNIEHFQFPLVFIFCSDSRNFHFTHFDIIKISKNNNLIYLLYKRGNEGLFLSGFRPYVWIHKVLFDFVESLFLSTFDD from the exons ATGGATTTATTTACCATCCTCTTtgttttgttaattttattttttatattcgaTTATAATTTTTGCGCAAAGGGGTTGGTCTTTTCGATTGGAAACAAATCTCTGCGGATTCTTAAGGG ATGCAGCAGCCTGGAGCGAGTCTACCGGAGCCCGCTTTACCTGATGCACCCAGTGCTGCAACAGCTGTTTGTACACATCTTCTACGTTtacttggaaaaaaagaagacatACGTAAATCACCtcatatggaaaaaaacgaaagaaaaaaaaaagaagccaaACAAGAGCAACCCGGGTAAGACAGAATGGAAAGGAGCACTAAACTTATGGCACTCCATAGGAATAACTGTTGGccaaataataaaatgggtGCGAAATAAATTGTggcaatttttcttcctcataaTTGAATATACCCGAGTGTACGAAAATATCTGCCTCAAGTCAAAAATCAACACGAGGGAAGTTCTTAATAACAACAATTTTGGCGTTGTAATTGTGGACTACTACCTGCCCAATTGTAccgttaagaaaaaaaaaaaaaattgcgaaagtTTGAAAAAGGATAACTACGAAATTGACTTGTACGATTtggtaaatataaaacaggagaaaaaaataaaactcaTTTTAATTGACCAGAAATGGAAAGCCGCGCTGAATATTGGACCCACGCAGGATGCCCATGTGCAGTTTCTCTACCTGCAAGATACGGTCCTCATTCAGTATTTCCAGTTTGCCTGCATATTTAAGGAGGAATTCTTAAAGAAGTCTAGTGAGCCCCATGTGGATGGGAGGGACCCACccgaggggggggcagcgaAGGGTCACCTTGGGCAGAACGTGGCAAATGGGGACAATGAGAGGTGTGccacacaggggggagaagccatAGTGAGGGAAGAAGCCATAATGGAGGAAGAAACCACAGTGAGGGGAGAccacctgcggggggaaCAATTCGACACATGCGACGAACGAAGTGGACATCAGAGCTCCCTCTCGGGGAAGTCATCCACTGTAGAAGAACCGGCAGAAGGACGCACAGGCAGGAAGCAGAATGGACTGAAGGCAGATTCGCAAAAGTGCCAACCAGAACAGAAGAACAAGCTACACAGGAACGGCAGCAGCGAAAACGCTGTGGAGGATAAAATAAGGACCCACATGAATAAGTGgaagtacaaaaatgtgaaaggcATAATCGTAATCGTGccagaaatattttacaattatgTTAACATAGAAGAAGTAAAGAACGGAGTCCCTCTATATTACGTGCTTGCGAAAGATGTCAAAATAGACTCCTTCACCGTTATCGCCAAATTGCTGGGATATATCTGTGTGCATGTTCATATTAACATCAATTTTGGCTTGTCCATTCCGTTCATTTTTAGCAACAAAAATGCCAACATACTCAATATGGCCAATGTGGAAGGTAGAAATGGTGCCGCTATAGGGGGAACGCCAAACGGAAATGTAGACCAGCAGTACCTCCATGGGAGTGCGCATGGAAACAGTGCAATGCAACCGCAACAGGTTGTTTCATCTTACAAGAAAGGTcaggaggacccccccttGAGTGAAAATCTCCTCCATGATGAGAAGAAGCGCGGTCGCGAGGAAGACAAGGATGCTAATCGAGTCGCCGAAAAGATCAACAGTGATAGAACCAGAACTGCATGTGACGATCCCACTGTAGAGGCGACGTTAAAAACGTGTGCAAATGTAAAAACGGGGGAGGATGGAGAGGTACATGCTGGGGGAGGAACAAACGCCCATTTCAACGCGCCGCTTTTCTCGTGCCCATTCTCCTTTTACAGCGACAACTACAACGACTTGAATATCGCCATGGCACATTTTaaatcaatttttaaaaatcacaatttcgttttcctcGGCTTCAATGATGGAACAAATATTCTGCTAAATtactttttggaaaaaatttacaaaaaaaaaaaaaacaaaacagcaGGTGATAGTAGCAAAACTCCCCATTTTAATTTGCACAACGCCAGTCCGTACAAATACCCCCTATTAAATTACAAAGCGAAGGGGAACGCCGACCAGAAAGTGGACCCACTAAACAATCagagtaaagaaaaaaaaaaaaacaattcgaAAATTGGGCAGGCAAACAAaagcgaagaagaaggcgAAATGACAAATCAGCagagttataaaaataatattatgaacattttttttaaagaaaaaaaaaaagtcgaaAGTGAACagacaaatgggaaaaacgcCTTTAAAGAGatcaaaaaatggcacattgAAAATTTGATATCTGACGTGAAACTGCGAAAGGATGaaaattccattttgcaaCATGACCATGTGAAGGACCACCCGGGGGGACAGCCTCCTGCCAGTAGCCAACATATTTTGGAGGAAAACTCGAATGAGTCACATGGAGTCTCTTACGGAGCGGCTAACCTGCCTGTGATACGCATACACGGGGTGGATGACCAGATGGATAATCACCCCGTGAGAGGTAGCCCTGATGAAGTGGCGAATAAGCGGCCCATGGTAGGGCACAGCACAGAAGGCAAAGCAGAAGAACAATACGAAGCTGAGCAGGACTACTCGGATTATGCGGATGGCCATCACGAAGGGGGAGACGAAGAATCCGATGATAGACACACACATGAGGGGAAGGGTGACATTAATGACTCagccatttttgaaaaaaaaaaaaaaaaaaaacatatggaaaaaataaaaaatatgaaagaaaaatggaaaaagaaaaaaatagagtcatttatgaatatatccaaattaaatttttttaacaaaggTAAAGacatttggggaaaaaacaacttCGTGAAGGAGAGCGAATTTAACGCAGTTACTGCGATGGAAGAGGACAACAATTTGTATGCTGACATGTTTAAATATAACTTTAAAAGCGACAGGAACAGAAGCGACGAACACAGCGATAAGGAGGGCAATCCCCATTGCAACAATGAGGACAGCGACCAACGGGGGAACCCCCGTTTGGCCCATTTTGCGGCGGGTGAGGGGGAAGACCTGGATGGCGATGGGCCGACCATCTCCCTCGGCACAGCGCGTGGTGAGAAGAAACTCCGTAAAGAAGCGGCGGATAGTGGAGGCGGACAATGTGATGAAAGTGGAGGGGAAGACAAGGGAAAGCATAATGATGACCGCAATGGTGACCGTAGTGATAACCGCAATGATGACCAGGACGAAGATCGTGTCCACCCCCCCAACGACGGAGAGGAACCCAAGCCGATCGAAGGCCCCCCCCCCGACTTTGACACAAGTtcgatgaagaaaaaaaaaaaaatgataaaaataaacgtacTTGACAAATTCCGAAATAAAGAAGCGAAGATGATGAAGGAGGGGCGACAGGTGGAGGACGCGTCAGgaatttcgcaaaaatttAGGTACAGCTTTTTccgaataaaaaataaaatcacaaGTAATTTCAAAAACGTcgaatgtaaaaaaacacagcaagaaaaaaatgtcatgGACAGAGATCAAATGATAATCAActcatttattaaaaataaaaatgcactACTTCCGGAAGAAGAAAGTGATTATTCGGATACCTCCACATGTGAtgaatatggaaaaaaacacacaaaagaaatttgccttttaataaatttttcctaCAATAATATGTTTGACATATTTAATTATCCAGATGATTTTCACgagacgcaaaaaaaaaaattttccctTATACATACGCTTTTTTATtctgtgcatatttttttgaaatccTTTTCGACCCTCATTAAGCAGAGgtacttcttctcctgcacAAGTGAGTTGACGAAGTTTTTCAAGGCGTCTTTATTTCACCGTGTCAGTTTTGAGGCACCAAATAGGCGAGGTTCCCAAGGGGGTGGGAGTAGCTTGGGGGGCACCTTGCTCTTTGGATTGCCCACCAGTAGGGAGGGGGCAGAAAAGCGCGTGAAAGGTGTTAATAATGGGGAAGATGGCCGAGCTGCGTTAAGTGCACACCCCGTTTCTGACCTACCGCCTAACAGTGGAGAAATTCCTTTCGATGGAAATCCAAGCGGTGGGGATTTCCCGAATTACCCCAGTAAACCAACTAATGGCGACGATAACCGCTCCTCCCCCAGCTTTGTTAAAATTGATCCCAATGATAATTACCAAAACGGAAGTCGGTGCAGTGTCAGCGGTAAGAAGGGAAGTTTCCTCAGCATAGGAAAACCCACACAAAGCAGTGAAGGTCGTAACAGTGATTGTCGCAACGGTGAGGGTCTTCACAACGTCAGGCGTAGCAGCGGCCATGAACCCATTCCGAACGACATGAACGATGGACACCTCGACATTTATCATACCCACTTGACGAATGACGAAGACAGTCATCTGTTTAGCACCACCAACAAGAGTAGAGAAAGCGCAACGAATCAGAGCTTCTTCAGAGGGAGCCCTCTCGTCTGGCAGAATCATCACGATGGTAGCCATTTGGGAGATCAGTCCGGCAACGCGCATGTGCCCATTTTGAGTGGCAACGGCGAGGTGGCACGCTCTTCCAAGCAGCGTGAGTGCTGCTTCCAGGGGAACTTCTTCGAAGCGGACATATCGTTGCTGTGTGGCGAGCGCGAGGGGGGCTCTAAATTCCCCAACGATTGTGACTTTGCAAATGGGGTGTCCCCCAATTGTGGCCCCCCAAGTGGGGACTTCCCAAGTGGAGACTTCCCCAATTACGACTGCTTCGCCCACCTGGAGGGCCTAACCAACGAGGGGGACTCCCCGAACGGGGCGCCTCCCTCGAAAGAACAACGCTGCAGCGCACAGAAAGAGgtgaataaaatatacgGGGGAAGTACCCCACGTGACGAATCGTTCGAAAGCGCAATGAGAGCGTATTTTAATGCCAAGGCTATCTACGACAAGTGGAAAATctattttgaagaaaacaaCTTCCAAGGAAACGCGCaagaaaaatttttgtttaacctCACCTTCATTTATAACGTGTACAATTACCTAGTATggatatacatatgcacgtaTTTTAACGAAGAGGCCTATTTCAGCTTTTGCGGGAGCCACAAATTTTACCAATTCacgaaagaaataaatttcctgaatgaaaaaaaagagtttaaGCGGAATAGCAGTTTTGTCTCTACCAGTGACATGTCCATCAtaattccccattttttttatccaaaGGATTACAAATTGttaaaggtttttttttacatgctACAAGATTCAGCCAATCAATTTATTTCGAAAAATATTGAACATTTCCAATTTCCCctggttttcattttctgctCCGACTCCAGAAATTTCCATTTCACTCATTTTGAcatcataaaaatttcaaaaaataataacctCATTTATTTGTTGTACAAGAGGGGCAATGAGGGGTTGTTTTTGTCTGGCTTCAGGCCGTACGTATGGATACACAAAGTCCTGTTCGATTTTGTGGAGTCCCTTTTCTTATCGACTTTTGACGATTag